From a single Paramisgurnus dabryanus chromosome 17, PD_genome_1.1, whole genome shotgun sequence genomic region:
- the colec11 gene encoding collectin-11 isoform X3, which translates to MVGEKLVACMLVNWLSLTLIRSVYGQHIPEEPCSVQILVPGLKGEAGEKGDKGAPGRPGRVGPPGETGPPGLKGQKGSMGRYGKMGPSGFKGLKGDIGDPGPNGPNGEPGVPCECAPLRKMIGEIDIQVAQLTNELKFIKNAVAGVKETDSKVYLLVKEDKRYREAELLCQGRGGHLAMPKDAASNRAIAGYITEAGLNRAYIGINDLEREGHFVYVEQSPMTTFSRWREGEPNNAYDDEDCVEMVSTGEWIDVACHLTMYFVCEFDKDTL; encoded by the exons ATGGTTGGAGAAAAGCTGGTGGCTTGCATGCTTGTTAACTGGTTAAGCCTGACACTGATTAGGTCAGTTTACGGTCAGCACATACCAGAAGAACCATGCTCTGTCCAAATCCTTGTTCCTGGACTTAAAG GTGAAGCTGGAGAAAAGGGGGATAAAGGAGCACCTGGGAGACCTGGGAGAGTAGGGCCACCTGGAGAGACAG GTCCTCCCGGACTCAAAGGTCAAAAAGGTAGCATGGGACGTTATGGGAAGATGGGTCCCTCTGGATTCAAAG GATTAAAAGGCGATATAGGAGATCCAGGACCAAATGGGCCAAATGGGGAGCCAG GCGTCCCCTGCGAGTGTGCACCTTTACGGAAAATGATTGGTGAAATAGACATTCAAGTGGCACAATTAACCAATGAGCTGAAGTTCATTAAAAATG CTGTCGCTGGCGTCAAAGAAACAGACAGCAAGGTCTATCTGCTGGTGAAGGAAGACAAACGCTACAGGGAGGCCGAGTTGCTTTGTCAGGGGCGTGGCGGACACCTGGCCATGCCCAAGGATGCGGCTTCCAACAGGGCCATTGCCGGTTACATCACCGAAGCTGGCCTTAACAGAGCGTACATCGGCATTAATGACCTGGAGCGAGAAGGCCACTTCGTATACGTGGAGCAGTCACCCATGACCACTTTCAGCAGGTGGAGGGAGGGGGAGCCAAACAACGCTTATGATGACGAGGACTGCGTTGAGATGGTTTCAACAGGAGAGTGGATTGACGTAGCTTGTCACCTCACCATGTACTTTGTTTGTGAGTTCGACAAGGACACTTTATGA
- the colec11 gene encoding collectin-11 isoform X2: MVGEKLVACMLVNWLSLTLIRSVYGQHIPEEPCSVQILVPGLKGEAGEKGDKGAPGRPGRVGPPGETGPPGLKGQKGSMGRYGKMGPSGFKGLKGDIGDPGPNGPNGEPGVPCECAPLRKMIGEIDIQVAQLTNELKFIKNALPSPAAVAGVKETDSKVYLLVKEDKRYREAELLCQGRGGHLAMPKDAASNRAIAGYITEAGLNRAYIGINDLEREGHFVYVEQSPMTTFSRWREGEPNNAYDDEDCVEMVSTGEWIDVACHLTMYFVCEFDKDTL; this comes from the exons ATGGTTGGAGAAAAGCTGGTGGCTTGCATGCTTGTTAACTGGTTAAGCCTGACACTGATTAGGTCAGTTTACGGTCAGCACATACCAGAAGAACCATGCTCTGTCCAAATCCTTGTTCCTGGACTTAAAG GTGAAGCTGGAGAAAAGGGGGATAAAGGAGCACCTGGGAGACCTGGGAGAGTAGGGCCACCTGGAGAGACAG GTCCTCCCGGACTCAAAGGTCAAAAAGGTAGCATGGGACGTTATGGGAAGATGGGTCCCTCTGGATTCAAAG GATTAAAAGGCGATATAGGAGATCCAGGACCAAATGGGCCAAATGGGGAGCCAG GCGTCCCCTGCGAGTGTGCACCTTTACGGAAAATGATTGGTGAAATAGACATTCAAGTGGCACAATTAACCAATGAGCTGAAGTTCATTAAAAATG CACTGCCCTCCCCCGCAGCTGTCGCTGGCGTCAAAGAAACAGACAGCAAGGTCTATCTGCTGGTGAAGGAAGACAAACGCTACAGGGAGGCCGAGTTGCTTTGTCAGGGGCGTGGCGGACACCTGGCCATGCCCAAGGATGCGGCTTCCAACAGGGCCATTGCCGGTTACATCACCGAAGCTGGCCTTAACAGAGCGTACATCGGCATTAATGACCTGGAGCGAGAAGGCCACTTCGTATACGTGGAGCAGTCACCCATGACCACTTTCAGCAGGTGGAGGGAGGGGGAGCCAAACAACGCTTATGATGACGAGGACTGCGTTGAGATGGTTTCAACAGGAGAGTGGATTGACGTAGCTTGTCACCTCACCATGTACTTTGTTTGTGAGTTCGACAAGGACACTTTATGA
- the colec11 gene encoding collectin-11 isoform X1, producing the protein MVGEKLVACMLVNWLSLTLIRSVYGQHIPEEPCSVQILVPGLKGEAGEKGDKGAPGRPGRVGPPGETGPPGLKGQKGSMGRYGKMGPSGFKGLKGDIGDPGPNGPNGEPGVPCECAPLRKMIGEIDIQVAQLTNELKFIKNDPHFSALPSPAAVAGVKETDSKVYLLVKEDKRYREAELLCQGRGGHLAMPKDAASNRAIAGYITEAGLNRAYIGINDLEREGHFVYVEQSPMTTFSRWREGEPNNAYDDEDCVEMVSTGEWIDVACHLTMYFVCEFDKDTL; encoded by the exons ATGGTTGGAGAAAAGCTGGTGGCTTGCATGCTTGTTAACTGGTTAAGCCTGACACTGATTAGGTCAGTTTACGGTCAGCACATACCAGAAGAACCATGCTCTGTCCAAATCCTTGTTCCTGGACTTAAAG GTGAAGCTGGAGAAAAGGGGGATAAAGGAGCACCTGGGAGACCTGGGAGAGTAGGGCCACCTGGAGAGACAG GTCCTCCCGGACTCAAAGGTCAAAAAGGTAGCATGGGACGTTATGGGAAGATGGGTCCCTCTGGATTCAAAG GATTAAAAGGCGATATAGGAGATCCAGGACCAAATGGGCCAAATGGGGAGCCAG GCGTCCCCTGCGAGTGTGCACCTTTACGGAAAATGATTGGTGAAATAGACATTCAAGTGGCACAATTAACCAATGAGCTGAAGTTCATTAAAAATG ATCCTCATTTTTCAGCACTGCCCTCCCCCGCAGCTGTCGCTGGCGTCAAAGAAACAGACAGCAAGGTCTATCTGCTGGTGAAGGAAGACAAACGCTACAGGGAGGCCGAGTTGCTTTGTCAGGGGCGTGGCGGACACCTGGCCATGCCCAAGGATGCGGCTTCCAACAGGGCCATTGCCGGTTACATCACCGAAGCTGGCCTTAACAGAGCGTACATCGGCATTAATGACCTGGAGCGAGAAGGCCACTTCGTATACGTGGAGCAGTCACCCATGACCACTTTCAGCAGGTGGAGGGAGGGGGAGCCAAACAACGCTTATGATGACGAGGACTGCGTTGAGATGGTTTCAACAGGAGAGTGGATTGACGTAGCTTGTCACCTCACCATGTACTTTGTTTGTGAGTTCGACAAGGACACTTTATGA